Genomic DNA from Acanthopagrus latus isolate v.2019 chromosome 2, fAcaLat1.1, whole genome shotgun sequence:
ccagagtGGCTGTAAACTCAAATGAAATCTTTGAGCAGAGGCGTGTCTCTCTGTCATTCACTTTGGTGTTTGAGTTTCCATCAAATTTTCAATGACTCTGCATTATGTAACTGCAGCTGGCACAGATAATCTTATCTTCTGGCGCTGACATCGGCCGGACCCGGTGCAATTTTAGCAGTGCCCTAAACACTGAACATGGCGATGTCAGAGGAACTAATAACATGAGGCAGAGCTGTAATGGCAGGATGCCAGATTGCGCCCAACATTATATTGGAAGAGTGTGGAAACAACTGCCCTCAAAATGCCATTATGCATCGCTCAATCATCCCTCTGGTTACTCAACCAAACTGCCGTCATATCTGTGCTGAAATCATACCATTTCATGCGGTAAATggtatgttgttgttgtttcatttgtccGGACGTTGGCCTTATTTaatcatttgatgttttttttatcctcccCCTTGTCTTCATCTGTTTTGCCTGAACACACTCGCCTCTCTTGTTGTACCACTCCCGGCTCTTGAATCACGTGTACCCCTTTTCCTTCCCCTCGTCACATGACCCCCCTGTTCTTCTCCCTCCTGATAAAACCGCTCCACATGTGTGCTCCTTTCTGGTTGGAGATTGCAGAGTGCACTGTAGCCCCAGTTGCAATGGAGGACAGTGACCACGAGGTTAACTCTTCATCAGAAGAGCAGGACTCCTGCCCTGCATCCCCTAATCACAGCAGGGACCATGAGGCTGAACAGGTATTACTGAAACCCCCTGGATCTCCCCAAATTTAACTCATCTACTCGTCAATGTCTTTTTATTGAGTTAGAAGATAAAATCAAGATTTGTCTTTTGGTCGCCCTAACGCTACCTGTTTAGCCTCGACCGAATCTTTCTCCAAAAAgcataatgtattttttactcAGACCAAAAGTTTTCACGTGTTCTGCCACAGCAGCTCAGCGAATGTATGGTGCATAAACATAACATGAGTCACAGAACATCTCATACTGAATTTTAAAGGCCTCATTGCTTTCTGAGGGCCACTGCATTATTTATCTTTGTGCTCAACTAGCAGAGAGACCACAGTCTGTGTTCGCGGGTGGTAACTGGAGTCCACACTATGTGGAGCAGCCTGCACTTCAGCTGCAGATCCCCTTACAGGAGAAGCTACTCTTTGTTGCCTAATTTAGTTTTGTGGTTTCATATGTATTACCCCTAAAATGTAGGAATGAAGAATAAATTGTGTAGCTAATGCCTGAAGTGGTCCTTTAATGAGAGCCATTAAAAAGTGCCATGTGCACCCTGCAGTggatcatttttattcatgggCACCATTCATactaaacatgaaaacatttgacataCCAGATATGGCCCTGAGTACATGAGCCATGCATTAACACCATGTCAAGATTTAGGATttatctttattgtcattatacCTGGGCGCAAACAAACTTTGTTGGCCGTTCTCTCTGTAGTAAGATGAAAGACGTGCAGCCGGATGTAGATTAAAGACAAATggataaaaacaataattaagttaaaaaacaaacaaaaaaacaataagtaTTATGTTGGCCCATCAGATGAAGCAACACCTAGCTGTTGGATATCCTCAAATAAATTGATTTCATCTTTGTGGTCCTACAGTCCCCTTTGATTCTGTCAAGTCttatcaaatatcaaacattgTAACTTGTGCCTcttgaagagaaaaacaatcacatCCCTTTGTTTCTTGGTGGAATTTAAAGCCAAGCATTATTTTTCAGTCACCGTAAAACATTACAACCCTCTCTAAAAGTGCATTTTCTGCCTTCTGGGTCTCTGTCCCTTTCCTTGTACATCAACACTTGACTTTTCCTGACCCTACCTTTGCCTCCGCCCTCTATATTACACCCCATCCATCCCCTTCCACCATGGCGTCTCTAGCATTCGAGCCAGTCAGACGACTCAGAGGTGGAGAACATTATGCAAGACCCTCACCACCAAGGAGGGCACAGCCACCGTGACCACacgcaccaccaccaccatcacgCGCATGAGCCTCATCACGATGCAGACAGGGAAGCTGAGGGCGACGACCGCCCCCACACCCCGTCGTATTTGCGGCCCCCTGTGGCAGGCAGGGCGCAGTCGGATTCAGGTTCAGAGCCCAGTTTACCGCAGACCAGAAGTGTGGAGTTTGACTTGCCGCCCCCCCTCAGTCCCACCAGGCCCAGGAGTCCCTGGGGTCGATTTGACCCCTACTACAATAATGAGGTAACGCGAGGAGGCTGAGGCAAGAAACTCAGAGAGGAGGAACGAGATCTGAGTGGTTCAGCTCTGCTTTTAGGGCGATGTTGTTTGTAATGTGTTGAACATTTCAGACTGATGAATAAAGTTGACAGGATGTGACTAAACTTGTTGCTTTATGTGGTCGGGCTTATATCCTTCTGATTGAGCAGGTTATGATTGTGGTTCTGAGATGGTAGCACTGCTTGttggttttgttgtgttgttgactTCATTAAGGTGTCACACCTTTTGAATTGTTTGGACTTGTTGATAACAGCGTTTGAAGATGTTTTTCACGCAGTGATGATATTGACACTAATGTCTGCCTCCCTGATGTATTCTTTCATCTTTTCGCACATGTTTTAGGACCAGGACAAGGAATATGTGGGTTTCGCGACGCTGCCAAACCAGGTGCACCGTAAGTCAGTCAAGAAGGGATTTGACTTCACGCTCATGGTGGCAGGTAAATCCTAGTTTGCACATTAGAAGACATTTGATCTTAAGCCCATCTTTTGCTTTGAAGAGAGTCTTAAGCCTTGCtcgttttctctttgtttgaagGGGAGTCCGGCCTGGGAAAGTCCACCCTGGTCAACAGTCTCTTTCTCACAGATCTTTACAAAGATAGGAAGCTGCTCAATGCTGAAGGTGAGGCAGCCACAGCTTTTTTGTTTAGCCTGAAAAAATATTTGGCCTACAACATATTGAAaaccagtgttgtgtttgtttcctccccCTAGAGCGAATCACACAAACAGTAGAAAtcaccaaacacacagtggATATAGAAGAGAAAGGTGTCAAACTGAAGCTCACCATTGTGGACACCCCTGGGTTTGGGGACGCTGTAAACAACACCGAATGGTACGCCTCAAACCCGCCTCGGTCTTTAATGAAAAGCAACCAAAGCAGAGCTGCGGCGTTTAGAAAGTCATGTGCAGTAGTTGTGCGTCGCCTCAGAGACTGAACGTCcccttgtgtttgttttctagCTGGAAGTCGGTGGCTGACTACATCGACCAGCAGTTCGAGCAGTACTTCAGGGACGAGAGTGGCCTCAACCGCAAGAACATCCAGGACAACCGCGTACACTGCTGCCTCTATTTCATCTCACCCTTCGGTCATGGGTATGACAACTCTGCAGGGAGCAgtttgcctcctctctctcttttataaCTCCAAATAATCTGCAATATTTCTGCTACAGCAATGAATCAGACCAGTGGCAGCCTTTACTTTCCCTAAATTACACAATACATCACAGCAACTTGCATTCTGttacacatctttttttccctgcaccTCAGTAAATGAGATTTATAGTAAATATCTATCCTTGCAGTGCATTCAGCCCCATAAATTGTTAATGCAGTGAGGCTCCTGCCGAGAGTTAAAGCAGTCCTCAGCTGGCTTCAGGTGAAATCGCTCTAATCAATTGTTTTGTGCTGAGTGCTGATGTGGTACTATTCACCGCATTTGTGCACATGCACTCTTCCACATCGCCGTCCTCATTAAAGAGCACAAACACCATAAACCTGGAGTAGTGCTGCAGTGCATTTTTGCAGTCAAAGTGATGGAGAAACTGCTCCCTCTGTTGGTGAGCGTCAGTCACGACTCCACACCAAGAGGTCACTCACAGAGCAAACCCAAAGATTTGATGCTGTGTCTTAGATTTTATGTCACATCAGCATCTCGATCATCACAAGGATAAATATTTTGAGCCCAACTATTCACATggataaatatgttttcagcAATACAGTGTGTTTATCAACTTAAtctttaaataatcaaattaaaaatgaatttcccTCCTGATAACATGCTCTGGGTGTAATGCATAAGTATGCTTTGTTTCACCTCCAGCCTTCGACCTTTGGATGTGGAGTTCATGAAAGCTCTACACGAGAAGGTTAACATCGTCCCTATCTTGGCCAAGGCAGACACACTTACCCCCAGTgaggtgaagaaaaagaaattcaagGCAAGGCGGAGGTTCACAGAgctaatttgtttgtttctcgATGAATGAATACATCTCCACTTGTAAATTGCTGAtcttaaagacaaaaaaacatcttttcactCTGTATTTTCTCTTTCGTCCATTTCTTTGTAGATCCGCGAGGAGATCGAGCAGTATGGTATCAAGATATACCAGTTCCCCGACTGTGACTCTGACGAAGATGAGGACTTCAAGCAGCAGGACATGGAGCTGAAGGTGAGAGCCAGAGCTGCTGGGTGTCTCCCTCTttgctcttcttcattttctacatttcagAGTCAGCAGGCTGTTGCAGTCAGAGCTGCACTTTCATATATCATGAGGAATTTTTAGACACATAAATCTCTTATGTTGTCCCGATCACATCACAGAAGATTGTCCAGTTAATAgagctattttaaaaaagaacataCAGGCCATTTAGCAGAAGACCTTGGCAGTCAGTCCACTACTGACTGCACAGTCTTGATGAGTCAACCATTATCTGGCAGTGAGCACACCGTCAGCGTGCCAGTATATCTCTCTTTGCCCGTGTCCTTCAGTAACCCCTGACAAGAGAAACGTGTTAACTGTAGCAGAGAAAAGATGGTGGAATTTAAATGAAGGATGTGAAGCGTTAAAGTTAAAGATCAGAATGATTTAGAAATGCAAGTAATAAAAATATAGATGATGAAAGATAAGATGGCACTAAGgaggcaacaacaaaaaatacatctgcACTGCACCACTCACTGCTCCATCCTGAACAAGCGACTCATCTCCACCCTCCCCTGCCaaacactgttttaatattaatattatcatcCTTTCCGTTCTCCCAACAAGGAAAGCATTCCCTTCGCTGTCATTGGCAGCAACACAGTGGTGGAGGCCAAAGGAAAGAGGGTGCGAGGCCGTCTCTACCCCTGGGGCATCGTAGAAGGTAGGCCTCCTGGTCCAAATCAACGTTTGTGATATCTTATGTGCTGCGCTGACATACTTTGTTGAAAGTGATCGTCACGCTGTGGTCTTGCAGTGGAGAACTCGGCACATTGTGATTTCGTGAAGCTGAGGAACATGCTCGTTCGCACCCATATGCAAGATCTGAAGGACGTGACCCGAGAGACTCACTACGAGAACTACAGAGCCCACTGCATCCAGAGCATGACCCGCATGGTTGTGAAGGAACGCAACCGCAAGTATggagcaagagagaaaaatatattgaacatatacagatatatatatcaaatattaatttgaatttgactgtttttgaagagaaatctgttaaaaaacatatatttcaaCCTGtcacttcactttcacttttaagaTATGAAGATTTATATCTTTGGAATTGAAGTTTTCTTCAGTGTATTTAAGATTTAACTAGAGATGTTTTCTATATTTATCCTCACAGATGCTTGCATCTATTTCCAGATTCTCCTATTTGGTATTTTTGCTGCTAAGTGTTAATTAAGTCTGTCAACAGCATGAGGCTCACAGAGTAGAGCAACTAATTACACAGCTCCAGAGGAAGACTTGGCATTAGTTAGGCTGTGCACACCACAGTTTTTTGAGCTTTTGATGATGGTTGTGCAAAGTAGACGTGACAAGGTGCGTGCCCTGGTAGTTTCCACTAAGGTATATGATGTCGAGGCACATAAAGGCATGCTCTGCTTGTTTATCTGCTACCTTGAATGTATTTTTCGATGttattgtgtttacaggtcagACCCTTAGAAGCTAAGTGTAATGCAGTCGACTGTGGTTACGTATGATACAATAGAATAAACTGTATCGTACTCATAGGGACTTTGTCTTGGACTCAACTGCTGTGCACATATAGCTGCCTCCCCTGTGGAGAATATAGCCAAAAACATAACAGAGcagcacatacaaacacaaaccaaaagaCAGTGTTATCTCAGATCCAGGTCCATCCAGCACTATAGCCTGTCACATGAAAGACTCAGGGTGTCACTGTAAGCGTCACTTCAGCCTAAAAATTActgaattagttttttttcccacagatgAACtttcaatattaaacattaaacctctctctgactctgcagTAAATTAACCAGGGAGAGCGGCACAGACTTCCCCATCCCCGTGGTGCCCGCAGTGAACGACAACGAGACAGAAAAGCTCATCCGAGAGAAAGACGAGGAGGTACGGCACGCCGACCACGAACAAGACTCGCACCACCAGCACGATCACCACCACGAGTCCGAACACAATTCTGACCACCATGAGCACTCAGACGCTCAGCCCCACGCAGAGCAGCACTATGTTACGCTGGCTGATGAAGCCCTCTGAGTGTCGTTTGCTCACAGAAGTTTTCTTTCTGAAGCACACTCGGGTCATGTTTTCTGAGACTGACAATGAGTAGCCTCCCAAAACATGCATTTGTGTGAATATGAATTTAATCCCTGACTCCCCTGTCCTTTCAAGTCCTTTGGAAAAGAGCTTGTCAGATAACAATCATGACATCTTCTATGTTCTACCAACTCATAGGGCAAGAGTTACATCCACGTAACAACACTGTTGTAAGATTGTTGTCATCATAAAATGAGACCTTTACTTTGAAAGCAGGAGCCAGCTGTGTTAAACCCTCAGTTTTCATCCAGTTGTTCACAACCCCAGATCAAACCTAGTGCTGAGAGAAGCTTCTTAATCCCACGTTAAAGAGGCAGTTTGTAAAAGTGTTGGATTTGAGGTTCAACTCCGCATTCAGCTATGACCAGGGACTTTGGTAATATTGTTAGCGTGTTTGAGTGGAATATAACATAAATTTGGTTTTTgtcagaaaattaaaagaagaaatattcTTTAACAAAATAccattatatataaataatattccTAATATTTATACTCTTCACATGAGCCCAGTCACTGATGACTTTCCAATAAAGGTAAAGGAACTGAGCAGGTAAACACCGGTGATGATACATCTGTTCATGGTGAATTatcacagttgttttgtttcacgTTCCTTCCCTCTCCCCCCACTAAATCTATTTAGTTTGACCAAATAAAGACATTGTTTCtcctcagttgtttttattttgtttctaaaattaaaaactgcCTAAATTTTAGTAGTTTCcagtttctcaaatgtgagaatttgttgctttttcttgtcttaTATTATGTTAAAGTTTAGATTTTGGGGTGTCTAACAAAACAAgatgtctgatgatgtcacttcgGACCATAGGAAAGTGCGGCCCTGATTTCTGGAAAATAATTGtcagattaataaataatgaatataatCTTAAACTGAACTTTACTGCCTCACAGTTTACTGCCTCACTGTATGAAAGTGGAAAAAGGAAGATGTTTGTCAATATTTTGACACACACGTGGTCTCACAGCGCAGGCAGCACAATATTAGTCAGTATTGTTGGCTGTAAATCTTAAGCAAATCTGCATTTTGACCTCCCAAAAACTAGAAAAATCAAAACTGGTTAACCAGCAAACTGCCATGAGTATATTTTTGTACACTGAGGCTCCATTTGTAGAAGTAAACAGTCTGTAGTGAAGGATAAGAGGCAGGCGGAGGAGCCAGTCGTCCCCTCACAGTCGCTTCTCACAGGTCACGTGATCTTGACAGCACAGAGCGATCTCCCGAGGGTTATTGATTTGTTGTCTGTGCAGTCATGTGTAAGTAATCAGCTGCACCGTGGCTCTAACTAACGCTGTTCCCGTCTCTCCTCACAGTTGCGGCGGATGCAGGAGATGCTGCAGAGGATCCAGGATCAAATGCACACTCAGAAAGACGCCTATTAACACAGGACAATGGTCACACTCTCTTAAACTgggatttaaaagaaaagaaagaaaaacccaGGAAACCTTTATTCCTCTCTAGAACACTGACATCCCACTCAGCCTCATCAGCAGCACGTCACACATAGATCGGGGACCTGCGAGGAGGTGGTAAGATGTTCTGACATTTGCGGCTCGACGACTCCCTTTATCCTCTCTGACATCATGACACCACTGCTGCGAAACCCTTGACCCCTCATCTCTactgtcctctgtcctgtcagaaCGTTAAAATGATTACAGACAACACGTTactcgtttgtttgtttgaagacATCCTCTCCAGGGTTCGGTTAGACGACAGAAATGTTAaggagagtgtttttttttttaaatcttatttagCCACATGATCACaaggttgttttattttatttagtttttttttacgtgAGGTCTGATGTGCTGACCTGCtccaatttattttttaagcaCACTTTTCTGGTGCAAGTGTTCATTTTTACTATCTCTATAGGTCAACATGCATATATACTgtaataatttaattttctaTATTACACTCATAAACATTTGCTCCTCTGTTTTTGacc
This window encodes:
- the sept4b gene encoding septin 4b isoform X2, giving the protein MVAGESGLGKSTLVNSLFLTDLYKDRKLLNAEERITQTVEITKHTVDIEEKGVKLKLTIVDTPGFGDAVNNTECWKSVADYIDQQFEQYFRDESGLNRKNIQDNRVHCCLYFISPFGHGLRPLDVEFMKALHEKVNIVPILAKADTLTPSEVKKKKFKIREEIEQYGIKIYQFPDCDSDEDEDFKQQDMELKESIPFAVIGSNTVVEAKGKRVRGRLYPWGIVEVENSAHCDFVKLRNMLVRTHMQDLKDVTRETHYENYRAHCIQSMTRMVVKERNRNKLTRESGTDFPIPVVPAVNDNETEKLIREKDEELRRMQEMLQRIQDQMHTQKDAY
- the sept4b gene encoding septin 4b isoform X1, producing the protein MTPLFFSLLIKPLHMCAPFWLEIAECTVAPVAMEDSDHEVNSSSEEQDSCPASPNHSRDHEAEQHSSQSDDSEVENIMQDPHHQGGHSHRDHTHHHHHHAHEPHHDADREAEGDDRPHTPSYLRPPVAGRAQSDSGSEPSLPQTRSVEFDLPPPLSPTRPRSPWGRFDPYYNNEDQDKEYVGFATLPNQVHRKSVKKGFDFTLMVAGESGLGKSTLVNSLFLTDLYKDRKLLNAEERITQTVEITKHTVDIEEKGVKLKLTIVDTPGFGDAVNNTECWKSVADYIDQQFEQYFRDESGLNRKNIQDNRVHCCLYFISPFGHGLRPLDVEFMKALHEKVNIVPILAKADTLTPSEVKKKKFKIREEIEQYGIKIYQFPDCDSDEDEDFKQQDMELKESIPFAVIGSNTVVEAKGKRVRGRLYPWGIVEVENSAHCDFVKLRNMLVRTHMQDLKDVTRETHYENYRAHCIQSMTRMVVKERNRNKLTRESGTDFPIPVVPAVNDNETEKLIREKDEELRRMQEMLQRIQDQMHTQKDAY